Part of the Sciurus carolinensis chromosome 7, mSciCar1.2, whole genome shotgun sequence genome, tcatggagaacttgagagcagcttcttagttcCTTTAGTGCCATTGGGTAGGTAGGGtgtccttgatgaggtggcttcccttggatgCATCAGGAATGTCtgcctttttcaatgaccctcctttTTGCAGCAGGTGCATTGATTGGCTTCTCCTCCTCTATTGGTCTCATTAATCTTCCTGAtcgggaggtcatgtggcccagaatTGCAAAGCTTCTTAGAGAAGTCTTCTCACTCCCTGGGTTCTGGCTGACTTAGAGGGCAAGAACCAAGTATTGGTTTTCTTGGTCCCTGTATTTTAATCTCAGTCTCTAAGTTTGATCTCAAGCATCCAgtaagccagtctcaccagtcataaagtaagagtactgggcttaaATGTTTATGACTCTACAGTTATTTAcccacttttatttaattggtgTCTATATTATCTTATCTTTCCTATAGGTGATTGGTTAttctctcaaattaatttaggttttttgttcttgaagcagtacttctgtaaaacaaaacattaatcagacaacagttatagagtttacaaggaaaatacaaaatggaattaaatacagtaaaacatttagtttgtataatagctatctttcATTTTGACTGAGCTATAAATTATTTCCCTgcttgagatcacagtaattgtacaacaaaaagcaatattttgaatgtaactttaaataagctgaagtctggctttctttggagccattctgacatgcaatagggtgagaggcagagcattatctcaggtaaggtgtggttttttacaaatcttaggtaaacCATTCTAGTTTTGAAGTtgatctttgcctcctctttaaacATCATTGTACAAAGTTTACatgtattgtttcctgagtctatgtgaTTGTTAGTTGACAGAATGACATAACATCCAAAATATATATCAAGGTAAGGTTGAGATagaactttccttttgtgtggcaaagtggcaaaatgttttcatgtttcaggaTATTAGCCTTAAACAAATCAGGCGCTAACAGGTCCAGTTTtggaacattaaatgatatttcTAACTTATATTGGGGTTGAACTATGTTGCAATTGAAAATGAGTCTGTGAGGtttgagatctggagtcaaatggagaggctgaatgtttttgaGGAGACAGTCAAGGGGGTGGGCTTTGcagagaattttagattgggcagagtTAATTTCTAAGAGTTCTCAGCAgcctggagaagggaaacaggaaggGAAGGGGCGTCCCCACCACCTCCCTGATTTCCCACATAGGAGCAGATCATCAGTGAGGGTGGTCACTATGCCTGACAGGTCTGTGGCTAAGCAAGGGAGACCCTGACCCAGTGCTGGGGTTttcagagtgagagagagagagagagagagagagagagagagagagagagagagagagttcagggTCACTGTAGAAGAATTGGAGGACTCACTACCAGTAGAGGGAAAGCTGTCAAGGGTCGAATTCTGTGGTGGGCGAGGAGGTCAGCAACAGCAAGAGGCAGAAACACCCTATGATGGATCAGGGATGAGGGGACATGGTCAAGGCAGCTCAGATCCCCGTGAGGGGAGAGCCAACAGGTAATGACCATGGATCCCATCCCAGatttcatcacagaaagactttcgtacccagaaacattttcttcttccttcttaaatatgttttcatttctagaactttttatttttctttcctatgtgttggCCCTTTTTggtcacattctgaaacaactcttatgaaatttctgaatttcaatAAATGACTCCTTtctaataagatgaaatatttttatgtacagtacttgtaatgtataaagctacTCCCCTGTCCATCAGTTGCAGTAATTTtctccacctcccaaccacttgtcaatctgtgaacatcctggctagctattggttcatcagtcagcttgcaagtattcttctccgatattggtcccctgttagcccagcggaattcaactgtttactatagcttccccaccatcttttcccattcttctgtctgtcctacacacttttctctatccttctGACTTTCCCCTCTCTCTAGCACgtaccctttcttttcctttctcttttcctctcattttctctcttaccctgcagggagacactgtttgcttaataaattcccttatgtgatttcccgtgttcAATGTGGAttcgtggaaattcccttacagtactataattgaaacacagttgaaattttggattcctttgtatatagaattataccagTTAGAACTTAAGTCTTAGTAACTTTgatttagtgatgacacaaagcaattttaaacctcTTTTATTTACCAATATTTGAAAACATCAGTAATGTTAAAGTATGTTACTTcatggaatttaagaagttaagagtacttgatcttatttaacaacattttaaatttgtaaattaatcagatgtctctaacaagcacatttgagtaatcctatatatgtcaaatctaatgtacttattttactgtaaaagaCATCAGATAAGTATATTAAACAGTATcttttgtctctttcctgttgaagaaaactcctagaaacaattaatattagatattttatagatatcaactttttattaatttgaccacctagagacttgtgaggtaagtaattttaaagacattttactttcatctgTTAACCCAATTTTAAattgacctttttaaaataatgtgaattatAGGTTTCTGGGtcctcttttaattttaattcgtGAGTGCTATATTTGGACCCACTTATGTAGACAGACAAAACAATATCAGACAACAGGATATAAACTTATCACAAAAGCAAAGTCCTTATAgatttttataggtgaatctccattgccatgcaacagatgttcaaaaatatctctagagatgaataaaaacagaactgATCAAAAAACCTTTATTCTAGGTATGTagaatcaaaattgtgagctcaaaaaatatagtatttaagaaaaacaaaacaagagtcttagaagaaaaatgataatggccattaattatttttttgtaaaatagcatgacagagtgagaaagagaaaggcagagagaggggggagggagaagaagaagaaaaagaaaaagaagaagaagaagaagagagagaagagagagagagagagagagagagagagagagagagagagagtgttcagGTTTATAGGAAGTAAAAAGATTGttagaaagagaaaacttgaatgtaaggaattctctttccatttccttgagCACACACATGAATTAAAATCCGTAAAAATGTTGAGATGTAAAGTTCAGTTTGGTTTGaagtctgaggtgaggcagagggacTCTTAAGTTAACTAAGAGGCAACCCAGGGGGGTTTGGGTTGGGATTGAGAGTGAGCTGCCCATTGCAAGAGGAATTGGTGAGTAAAGAGGCAAGTTGTCCCTTGGCCCCAGGGACTCACCAGAGTGAAGGATGAGTTAACCAGGGAGTCATCACTACCACTAGTAAGCATCAAGGCTTAACCTGAAGGGTACCTGGGTGTCCAGCACTAGGGCCTTCATAGAGAAAAAAAGTCACAGAGAGAACCCAGGGCTGGAGTAGGTCTTGCAAGAGGCTGTCCTCTTAGGAAAGAATCCCCCATCAGTCTGGAGCTTTCCTGCTTCTCAGGAAAGAGTCCTCCCATCAGCCTGGAAGCAATCCAGCAATCAGTATAGGGATTCAGCCATAGTTGAAAGAACCATGACTGGGAGTTCCCCTGACCTGTGGAGAATCTCAGGGGTACTGGACATTTAATGGTCACTTCCCAGGTAACGGAAAACCAGGGAGAAGCCACTTACCAAAAGAGACTGATGTCTGCATGTGAAAGAGAGCATCCAGGTGAATAAATGGTAAAATCAGCATCTGGGGCATCAAATGGAATTCCATGTGCCTAAGTGGTGATAGAAGAGTCCATCCTACTCATGGCATCATTGATATTACCCAGAACAACCACTCTGATTGTGGGAACTTATACaggagattttattaagtggagaGGCAGATTGTCTTGTCAGCcagcagggtgtgtgtgtgtgtgtgtgaaagagagagagagagagagagagagagagagagagagagagagagagacagagagagagaggacagagagagacagagagaaagagacagaggaggaggagaggaagatgaAGCAAGtgagagtgaagagagagagagagagagagagagagagagagagagagagagagagagagagagagagagagagagacaggggagCTATTCTCAAGTATTGGAAttttgcaggctaataacaacagaccaatgactggctaggaACTTTGTGGGATAACAATCTGAACCAGTGACTGTCAAGAATGTTTGCAGGCTCTCCAGCAGATCAATGGCCAGCTAGgttgttcacagactgacaatctgaCTTGTAAAATGGTGGGGGGGGCAGAATACTGgaggcagcaaaatggcagatctgatgccaataggtGTTATTGCTGAGGGCATCCAAGACCATGGGCTCTAACAAGGATTGTTTTTGGAAGTTCCCCAGAAGAAATATCACTGACCTCAAGGAATCCCTCTGATGAGAGTAAAGTTTCTGAACAATTTTCCCCCAGGAGTcatcaaaatgttaatatttggtTAGTTTATCAAGGTTTTCCACCTAAAATTTAAGGAGGTAATGAAAATTCTAGTTAAACTCAGATTTCTCAAACCATTAAGTGATACAGGTGAGCCAAATGTGGAATCcatgttaagttttatttattgatcTAATGCATATATtcaatttcaatttgaatttatatttcataGTAAAAATGTTTGCTGCAttcaatttattctttcaattaaTCAGTAACTATCCAGTCCTGTTCATTTattacctgttatggtttagagatgaggtgtccccccaaaagctcctgtgtgaaacagtgcaagaagctttagaggtgaagtgattgggttaggagagccttcaCCTAGTCAGTGCATTGAcaccctgatagggattaactgagtggagaATgatgcaggtggggtgtggccagAGTAGTTGGGTCCCTGGAGccttgcctttggggtttatattttgtacttgGTGGGAgaagtctctctctttgcttcttccaCATCCTGCCtctatgatgttctgccacacttCAGGCCAGAAGAATGGAGTTGGAcctctgagacctctgaaactgtaagccccaggtaaacttttcctcctataattGGTCTTGTCAaatctttcagtcacagtgaccaaaaagctgactaaaatattacCCAAATTGCAATTGATTTGTAAGAACTAGTAGAAATAATGACTTTCTGgaaaatgtgagaagaaaatgCAGTCCCTGGTGCCAGGGAGAGTAGATTTAAATCAGCTCTCACCTTGAGTTTGGACAGGGGTTACCACATGGATACAAATAATGCTGGAGACACTAGGCATCCTGTTTCTCCTGCCCTCTGTACTGGTGTTGGAGTAAAGAGAGTCCTGTTGACATCCAGATGCTTGCTTTGCACCTCTGGCATTTGACAGGTCCTGATTGGTTGCTCTGAACCTGCAGGTAAGAGTGACATTCTTAGCTGTCCTCAAACCTCTGTAGTGTCTGTGGTTTCCTCCTTTATGAAAACATGCCATCCTCCAGAAATAGCACCTTATGTTTAGGTGCTTTGGCATGAGGTCCCCACACCCCACAGTTCTGGGACTTTGAATGCAAGGTAGTGCCTTGCTGTGGATAAGTTTTCTTCATGTGGAACTTCAGAGTCCAGTGAAGCAGTGACCAGGTGGATAGGTGAGCCACAGCCTTCATTTTGGAAAAGGTGAGCAGATTCCCTGGTTTTTGTCTGAACTGGACCTGGTGCTCCTGGGTAGCACACTTCTGAGTCCCTTCCCTTACTCCTCCCTCACCTGCTGGTCCATGAGAACCTTGTGAATGCTTATCAGCAGCAGGAAGAAGGTCTATGAAGAAGTAAGGGGAAGAGTCCAAATGAAAACCTGGGCCTCCAAAGCCTTTGCTTAAGTGTCAGTCATGGAAGATCCTGGGCTTGGTTCTTAGAACAGAGTGATTTCTGTTATAAAGCAGATAAGAAACTGACATCTCCCCATTTCCTGCTTATCTTAGCTTCCAAATCTTGCATTCCATGACTAATACCACATTGAACATGGTAGTGTAGACTCCTTTTCAACTTACAGATTTTACTTCCTATCGCCATGTACTCAGCAATGGGATTCCTAGAtcatacttgtttatttttgattgttGAGGAAGCTCAAAACCTCACACTGATTTTCCATGAATGCTCTACTAGTTACCATTTCACCCTAAGGAACAAGGGCCCTTTCCTCCACACCCTAGCCAATGGATCATCTTTTGGATGATAGCTGTTCTAGGGGGAGTGAGACATCACACtgtggtttaatttttatttctagattgtTAGCAGTGGTAAACagattttcatatatctggttatattttatgtcttctcctgagaaaagtttatttgctttatataatttttatcaagttaatttatctctttattgattttcatgAGTTCCTTTAAGTTGGGCTATTAAGTCTTCATCAGTTGTATGGTTTTCCAGATTTGCACCTGTTGCATAGATTGCCTTTTGACTTATTGTGTTTTgttatcatatttattatttactggACAAAATGTAGATTTTGTGTACATGCTGGTTTGAAGCACACATATATTATGGGTTAGCTAAGTTGAACTCAATAATGTGTACTTtatctcatatattttttgaattcAGAGTACTGAAAATCTGCTCTCTTGGTAATGGCCAAGAATACAGAACCTTGTTCTGAATCACAGTCACCATATTGTAAAAGgatatcttaaattttttctcctacataaattaaatttcataactTTGGCCAacacctccccagcccctaagcCTCAGTCCTGATAACTGGCACTCTGTCCAGTTAGACATCTTTAGATTCCATGTGTGAATGAGATCAGGTTATGCATGTCTTTCTTTGCATCACTTATGCCACTTCTAACAGTGACCTCGGGGTACTCCTGTATCCAAGGTAACAGGATTCACTGTCATGACTGCAAGTGCTCCATTGTGTCACTCCCATTGTCATCATCTGCTCCTCTGCCAACAGACTGACTCCATGTCTAGGTTACTGGGAACAGGGGCCCGTTGAGGACTCCCCAGAGCAGACATCTGTTGGATATGCTGATTTCATTACCTTTGGATATATAACCAgcaatgggattgctggatcacatgaaAAAAGCTGCACACACCTCCAACACAGTCAATGACTCCAGACAGCCATAAAAATGTCCAAAAAGCACACTCAGATGGAGGAGCACAGCCTTTCCTGGGACAGAATCTCTTCCAGACACCTCTCCCAACAGAAGTCTTCCTCTCCTGCCTGGCTGCACACTGGCTCTCCTCCACCTTGGATCTTGCCTTCTTCCTCTGTCAGTGGTAAAGTGATGAGCACCATCTTGATTTACCTGAGATCTTCAATGTGGCCACCAAAGTAAATTTACAGATCAAATTACTGGATTTTGTGGGAAAAGTAAGAGAATGCAGGTCAAGAGGGAGCAAAGGTTGTGGACAGAATTACAAGAATGTCCCAAGATTCTTGCCTCCTCACTGACATGAAAGGCCTTGATATGCCATGGCCCATAGTTGTGGTCAGATTATCCAGCATATGGTGGAACTTTACTACTTAGATTTGACTGCCTGATGAGGCATACAAGACATACAAGAGAGTGTTTGCAGATGTAAATAGGGTCACTTATTATTGACCAAGAACTTATAAAATGAGTTCTCCTTCTTAAGTTTGACTAATAATGTGAATCATTGAAAGGAGACAAAGATCAGAGTGCTGAGGTTAATCAGATTGCTTGAAAGAGAATTCACTATGAGGTGAATTTTGTGAGCAGCCTCAGGGCAAGAGGAAGCATCTGTGATGTGAGTGCTTTGGGGCAGACTCATGGATAGAGTAAGCAGTCTGATGTGAATAGTTGTGGACAGCCTCAGGGCAGGAGCAGCCAGCTATGATGTGAATGGGTTGTATCACCATCCTGGAGTAACCAGCTGTGATGTCAAGTGTGGTGGGCCACCTGTCAGAGGCTCCATCCTTGACATGGATGGTTGTGGAGCAGCCTCATGGAAGGGATCCACTGTCTATGGGATTGGTTGTGTGTGAGCCTAATGTAGGAATCTGTGAGAGCTGAGTCCCTGGGTTCTGAACAATAGacactgaattctgccaacattTCATGGTCCTTGGAGAGAACTCTAGGACTCACTTCTGAATTCCACTCCACCATCACCTCATGGGACTCTGAACAAAAGCACTAGATTTCCAGAACTCctgaacaataaaaatatgaagtgaaAACATTTCTGTTAATTGAAGTTGATAAAGTTGTGGTTATCTGTCACTTGGCAACAAACAGGTTTTATAGCAAAGACATCTACTTTTCAGGAAACCTTTTGTCTGCATATCACAAAGAGTTACCAGCTTTTTTGTGActcaggatggggaggggtgtgtATATAAATGAATCATATCAATCTATAACATCAAGAGAAAAGGTAtggggattagtgttagggttagtgttagggttagggaggggggcaagaatggaggaaggaaggactgtatagagggaaaagaggggtgggaggggtggagtgaagggaaaaatggcagaatgaatcaaacaacattaccttatgtaaatttatgattacacaaatgcctTTACTCaaatacaaacagagaaacaacatgtatcccatttgtttataataaaattaaaaaaaataattttgttcctgatgatcaaaaaaaaaaaaaaaagagaaaaggcatgTAAAGTTGGATATGGCCAAATGGATTGATGATGTGGACACAGTGAGAAGGAATAGTAAATTCAGTATTTTGGTTTGAGGACTCAGAATGGCCATAAATTTTCCTGGGTTGATTGTAGACTGGAAAGTGGAGTCTATGTGGCCTCTTCTAAATGAAGTTGAACTATCACTATCTCCTTGGTATAAAGGGAGGTGTCCAAAGACTCAGGGAGACTGGAATGCTGGAGATGCTTCATGAGATATACCTTCTTAGGAAAACCTGGAGGTCCAGAGGATGTGGTTTGTACCAGGGCTTTGACAAATTCAAACCCAAGAGCATGTGCTTATAGTCATTAGCAGTGAGTAAAATGGTCTTATCCTCAGGGACCAGTAGCCTGACCCATTGATCATGGTTTCTGCAGAGCTGCAGCATGAAAGAGCCCTACCAGAGTCTTATTTGCTATATACAAGAACCAAGGCTTTGCATCTGGTGCATAGAGGTCTGACTTGTTCTCTAGATCAGATAATCACAATTCGTTCTTTAACCTCCAGATCTGAAATAGATATCTTACTGCCAGAACTATACATTTTacccaaatataaaattttggttCCAAGTTAGGAAACATGGAAACAAAGATCTTTATTGAAATTAATGCAGAACTAGATCATTTTGCAGCTCTGACAATAGAACATATGCTAGCATATGGACAGCACAAGGACACTGAGAAGAGACATACATAAACAAGTCAAAACAAGCCAGGAAGGGTTTCTAACAATTTATTTGTATAGTTTGAAACAGATGCATTCACATgtttagaaaatcagaaaatgtagAAAGATTTGTTTAACTCGTACTTATTATGCCTCCATTTACCTAGTTTCTGTCTAAACCAGTAACAACCCTTTCAGTTTCTTCTTATTCTTGCAGAATGAGGATGGAAATCATTCACactaattttatcattatattcCATTATGAATTCTATTATTTCACATTGCTTTACTTCCATTGTATTAAAATCCCTTGCTTTGTATTCcatcaatacatttttaattcacCTATTGTTTGGGGGATACCACAACCTTTTGTTGTATGGATAGATTCTTATGGATATTTTCAATTAGTTAGTTAAATAGAACCTCTTGCTGGATACTTAGGTTATGTTTTAAAAGTAACTTGTGatatttttcatactttaatTCTTCAATGAGCATGTATTGAAGGATTAGGTCCTACAAGTGAAATTCCTGAGTCACAGGtgaacactttatttattttgacaaatttatgcCAATTGTCTCACTGCCCTTGCTCCTGGAAGCCTGGTGGTGGAAGGTCATAGAACCCACAGTTGCCTGAAGTGTGAGGATGGAGAATGGGAGGAAAGATGGGTCCCTCTGGCTCCATTTGACCTCTGCCTCAGGTAAGGGCTGCTGGTCACCAGGCTTGCTATCTGCCAATGTACACTTATGCATTTACTCTTGGTTGATTTTTTAAGTACAAGTTATAGGATTATGAACAGTTTCTACATATTTCCTTACTGAAGAGATCGAAGAAATAGACATTTTCTCAAATCTCACTGAGCAACATTTAGAAAGATGTCCATCCCTGTGGATCAGGGATCAAAAGAACTGAGAATTGTATGGCCAAGGGTCAGAAAATCTTGAATAGTTACTGTTATGAAATTATTTCCTAAGGGGACagttgaataaaagaaagaaagcaatctGTCCTGtagaagaatagaaaacagagcATCAGAAGGAGAACACTTTGAGCAGCCTTCTTCTCAGGGGGAGTTCTGTAGTGGAGTTTGCAAGTCTGAAGGTAGCGAACATGCTGGTGGTGCTTGTGGAGGAGGAAGACCATGTAACCACTAGCCCAGCCCATGACACCCTGGAACCCAGCATCTCGAAGGACCATGAGAAACAGGAAAATCCATCTGATTATCCAGATTTCAGGCAGAAAATAACAGTAGTTCTCACTTTTCCTAGTTTCTGATGTGTTCATTGTGTTGTATTTGATGTAAAATGGTAAGTTCATGCTTTTCACAGCATTGAGTATCCAAAAGAAGAGCAACAAGGGAAGGATGTGCCAGgcagacctgggctgcagcctcctcCACCTGGAGGCTCTGGGACTGATGGTGATGGCCTGGACCACTGTGAGGAGACTGGTGGTGCAGATGGACAGGCCACGGGCCACCCTCTGCAGGTAAACAACAGTTTTACAGCCTACATCATCTAGAACATTTCTTAAACCAAAAGCTGCTATTGTCTTTTGCATTCCTCTGCAA contains:
- the LOC124988683 gene encoding vomeronasal type-1 receptor 4-like, with protein sequence MVLNMIKITVVLFLTGFGIVGNISVFVNCMFIFLVSSEKKSVHLILIHLAFTNILMLFCRGMQKTIAAFGLRNVLDDVGCKTVVYLQRVARGLSICTTSLLTVVQAITISPRASRWRRLQPRSAWHILPLLLFFWILNAVKSMNLPFYIKYNTMNTSETRKSENYCYFLPEIWIIRWIFLFLMVLRDAGFQGVMGWASGYMVFLLHKHHQHVRYLQTCKLHYRTPPEKKAAQSVLLLMLCFLFFYRTDCFLSFIQLSP